Genomic window (Longimicrobiaceae bacterium):
CCAACGGATGTGGAGGTGACGATGTAAACCTATTCAGAGCAACCCGATAGGGGCTGCGATTCACCACGCATCAGAGAGATACCGGTCATGAAGATCCGTTCGTTCGCACTCGGCCTGGCGCTCGTGGGCGCGCCGCTTTCGCTGCACGCGCAGCAGGCGTCCGCCCCGGCGCAGGGCCGCGAGGCCCACGGCCAGCACGCCCGCGGCGGCCGCGGCGAGGGGCAGCAGGGGCCGCGTCAGAGCCCCATCCAGCGCCTCATCGCCAACCGGCAGCAGCTCAGCCTGACCGACGCGCAGGTGCAGCGGCTGCAGGGCATCGAGCAGGGGCTGCAGAGCCGCAACCAACCCATCATGGAGCGCATGCGCGCCATGCGGCAGCAGGCCGGCCTGCCGGAGCGCGGCCAGGGCGGCGCGCAGGGCCAGCGCCCGCAGCTCACCGAGCAGCAGCGCGCCGCGCTGAAGCAGAGCCGCGAGCAGATGCGCCCGCTCATGAAGCAGATGCGCGACAACAACAAGGCGGCGATGGAGCAGGTGAAGTCCGTCCTCACCTCCGCCCAGAAGGACCAGGTCAAGGCCCTGCACCGCCAGGAGCGCGGCAACCGCGAGGGCCACGGCCACCGCGGCGGACAGCGCAACCCGGCGCAGGCCACGCCGCAGCAGCGCTCGTAAGCAGCACGCAGTCGAAGACAGCGAAGGGTGCCCGGCGATTCCGCCGGGCCCCCTTCACGCGTTTCAGCTTCTCACCGGCCGATTGGGGATCGTCGCTTCTCATACGGATTCCGGGTAGGTCGACTTGCCTTCGCGGAGTCTCGCCCGAAGCGGTTCGGACCATCGGTAGCAGCCCACGGAGGTGGGCTTCGCGCCGTCGTAGCCCGCGGCTTTAGCCGCCAGGGCGATGCTGGCCGCACCGATTCTCCCGGATTCCGTACCATCTCCCGTCCACATCTTCCGCACGGCATCTCACGTATCTGCCGTCGCCTGCCGCCGCGGCGGAACGGACGCGCGGACACCGCATCGTCATCTACCGAACACCGCGGACTTGTCCGGTGGTGAGGCGGCGGCTATATCCGCGCATCGGCGGCGACACCGAGGACGGGTCCGCCGCGCGCTGAAGATGGCCGGACGCGCGCCGTCAAACGCCGGCAGTACCCGCGGACCTACTCCGGCTGCGCCGTGTTGGGGAGGGTGAGCTGGCGGCGGAATTCGTCCTCCTCCACCAGTCGCCGCACGTCGGTGCGGATGCCCTCGATTGCCTGAAGCTCCTGCTCCACCAGCGCGAGGCGCCGCTCCACCATGGTCAGGGCGTCGTTGCGGCCGCTGCTCTCGCGCAGGCGCGCCATGGCGTCCACGATGGGTCGCAGGGCAATGC
Coding sequences:
- a CDS encoding Spy/CpxP family protein refolding chaperone translates to MKIRSFALGLALVGAPLSLHAQQASAPAQGREAHGQHARGGRGEGQQGPRQSPIQRLIANRQQLSLTDAQVQRLQGIEQGLQSRNQPIMERMRAMRQQAGLPERGQGGAQGQRPQLTEQQRAALKQSREQMRPLMKQMRDNNKAAMEQVKSVLTSAQKDQVKALHRQERGNREGHGHRGGQRNPAQATPQQRS